One part of the Bradyrhizobium sp. CB1650 genome encodes these proteins:
- a CDS encoding NUDIX domain-containing protein, which produces MLLVRRRRDRLWMFPGGRKRVGESERKCLRREIGEELPKLRVGPVTLWKEVKAKNRRSGRKMSDAIFVAKKVCGRLKIGDKRKIDRAAWRKPRGIRLTPTSRYIRDKLFPR; this is translated from the coding sequence GTGCTCCTCGTAAGGCGTCGGCGCGACAGGCTCTGGATGTTTCCCGGAGGCCGCAAGCGCGTTGGCGAAAGTGAGCGGAAGTGTCTTCGCCGCGAAATTGGTGAAGAACTGCCAAAGCTCAGGGTTGGGCCGGTGACGCTCTGGAAGGAAGTGAAGGCCAAGAACCGTCGATCTGGGCGCAAGATGAGTGACGCCATTTTCGTGGCCAAGAAGGTCTGCGGCCGCTTGAAGATCGGCGACAAGCGAAAGATCGACAGAGCGGCTTGGCGCAAGCCGCGCGGCATCAGGCTGACGCCAACCTCGCGCTATATTCGTGACAAGCTATTTCCGCGCTGA